Below is a genomic region from Fusarium oxysporum Fo47 chromosome VIII, complete sequence.
CTGTGGGCGTCCTCAAGCTAGACATATTGCTCTTGCATTCTGCAGTTTGTAGTTTTTACATCTGTCTTCCTGAATGCGTGAGCTCGCACGATATTGTCCTTTCCCTTGTGTCCATCTGTCCATATGTTTCATCGTGATAGGCAATTGTGTTAAGGGTGAACTGTTTCAGCCGGTCATAGTTTTCAGGCGTTTGGTAGATGCCCAGATAGAATTACCAATACAgtactatatatatatatttaccATACGGTCCTCACAGATAGACTGTATTAGTACTATTAGACGATGAAGACTATTGGCTTGTGTCTAACATCAACAAGTTGTAGTCAAACCGACACGTTTATCAATCCGAATTCCACTATGTGTATAGGGTAGGTGCCGTGAGAATGGAATCAAGTGTTCAACACGCGGCGCTAGAGAGTATGGAAATTTCTGCCGGCGGATTTTGTATGGTCTTATATGCTTGACCTGGTCGTTTATGGAGGCGATATGTATGGGGCCGTTGTGCTGGGCTTGGAGGTTTTATATGCTCACATTCATTCATGATAGTTTGATTTTGTATGATGGGGTGAATACTACTTAGAGAAAGACAACGATAAATTCGAGCCCTTCGTTTCCATATCACTTCCAAAATAAGCATTCAACAACATACTCTTGTGCTTTAATCGTGATGCAACTTCGCACCTGTAGTTGAACGTCAATACTCGTGATCGTATGCTCCCGGGGATCCACCGATCTCAACGGGCATCCGTCCCGGCGACGGCCGGCCCCACCAACCACTCATGCCACTTTATTTTGGGTGATCTGGCGTCTCATTTGTGCAATTGGACCCCCCGCTGCTTCAGGACTCCCATGGTCTCTTGCTGTAACTGGTTAGTTTCGCCCAGAAGCTCGTTCGATAGAGGTCCCTGCTGGAATTTATCTACTATCATGAGCCATCAACTCAAGCCTCTGGAGGATTAACCTCTATCTCACTCTTTTAACTTCAACACTTAATCATGGCTCGTCGACAGCATTTAACACTGACCTTTATTCTGGTCCTTGGAGTCTTCTTTACCTTATCCTATTTCTTCTCCGGACCCTCGCGCAGTATTCTTCCTAAATACCAAAATGATGTTGAACTGCCCCTGAAAGAAGCCCCTCGATCTGAGTTCGCTGCTGACCTCGGCGCTCTGCCTGCTGGTCTCCTCGATGGCAACTCTATTGCGCCTAAGCTAGAGAACGCGACGTTGAAGTATGTTGATAGACTTTCCTTTCACGAGTAAAAGCACCACTAACACTGCTTCACAGGGCTGAACTTGGCCACGCGACGTGGAAGTTTCTCCATACGATGATGGCACGATTCCCCGATAAGCCAACCAAGGACGATCGAATGGCTCTCGAGACCTTCATGCACCTATTCGCCCGACTCTATCCTTGCGGCCAGTGTGCGGCGCATTTCCAAAAGCTTCTCGCCCAGTATCCGCCACAGACCAGCAGCCGCAACGCAGCGGCTGGATGGCTGTGCTTCGCCCACAACATTGTCAACGAGAGGGTACACAAGCCTCTCTTTGACTGCGAAAATATTGGCGACTTTTATGACTGTGGCTGTGGTGataaggacaagaaggagggtGGTGCAGAAACCACAGCAGCTGCCCAGGCCGAGGGACCGGATCAGGAGTTGCATAAGCATTGAAGAGCTAAAACATAAATATCCACATTAATGTACAAGTAATTCAGTAGGAGGACCACGTATGTGCTGGCTTTGGCTGGTCCAGCTGGTTCATGCTTGATATACCACAATTCCTCCAAACTCCTGGACGCGTAACTACCATAAACGACGAAAAAGACAAATAAACACATAAAAAACACCCATAAGTTCCATAAGATCATACCAATAACTGTATCAAGAATTCGGAGTGCTGTTAGAGtcaacctcatcttcatgCAAACAACTTTGAGCGGGTCACGTGAAAGATCACATGATACAGTAGCTGGCTGTTTGGCGCGGCTGCGCGTTCAGAGCTGCCTTGAGCTTCACTTGAGCTCCAGCCTTCCCCGAGCAGCGAGCAACGACCACGAACCATTACGAAGCACGACTCCGAAACGATCGATCAACTAATACCTTTGAAAATTCAAGAAAACATCACTAAATTGTCATAATGGAGTTCGGTAACGCTGGAGTATTGAACGAGGGTGCGTTGAAACTCTTTCGTCAtagcttggccttgtcgatACGGAAGCTTACAGATATCACCAGATGGTATCCATGTTGATATGGATCGCCtgaagaagggagaggtCAAGTAAGTATTGAATAATGCCTCCTGTCATTAAGCGCAGCTTGCTAACATGTTCAAAGCCTGGGAACCTCGATGTATGTGCCTCCCTAATGATGCAAACGACATAGCCTAACATATCATAGTATGGCGGTTACTTTCAAGGACGGTGTCATTCTTGGTAGGTATCTCATGCCCCAACGAAAGTGCATCTAGTAACAGTTATTCTCAGGTGCGGATTCGCGAACAACGACCGGTGCCTATATCGCAAACCGAGTGACAGACAAGTTGACGAGAGTACATGACACTATCTGGTGCTGCCGATCTGGTTCAGCTGCCGACACACAGGCTGTTGCCGATATTGTTCAATACCAGCTCGGACTCTTCGCCATGACCAATGGCAAGCCCCCCATGACACAGACTGCTGCGTCAATCTTCCAGGAGATCTGCTACGCCAACAAGGACCGACTGTCGTACGTTCTGACAACCCCATCTTAGATCGAAACTGATACTAATAATCATCTCTAGGGCTGGTCTCATCATTGCTGGTTGGGATGAGAGATTCGGTGGCCAAGTTTACTCTATTCCACTGGGCGGTTCCCTTCACAAGCAATCTTATGCTATCGGCGGTTCAGGATCGACTTACATCTATGGTTACTGTGATGCCAACTGGCGAGAGGGCatggagaaggatgatgCAGTCAACTTCGTCAAGGGAGCCTTGAGGGAGGCCATCAAGTGGGACGGTAGCTCTGGTGGTGTCATTCGTATGGTCGTCCTCACCAAGGACGGCGCGGACCGACACTTGTATCTCCCTGATACCGACTACGCCGTGCGGCACGAGTAATCGTCCTTATTGAACAGGACAAAGTGAGGAAAGGAGAAACGACATAACATGAGCAGTGCTACTATGAAACCCGTCATGACAAAGGGTGTGCGAACGAGGGAGAGGCCTTCCATGGGCACCCCTAGCTGATGCTGAGGTAAAGAATGAAGAGCATATGGTCAGACTCTTCAGAGAACAGCCAACGATAGATGCTGGAAGCGCTGTACACTAGATAATGGGAACAAGAAAACCAATACATCGACCGACCTCATTAGGAAACAAATCAGGATCCAATATGGGAGCGGAACGGATATGCATCGGGCCGCGACCCAAGTCCAATCCCCGCATCATGTGAAGCTGCGATTAGGTTGATAACGTGGGGTAACATTGCTTGGTTGCAAGCCTATGGAATACGAGTCTACATAATGGTGCAAATCAATTCGAAACAACCCAAATGAATCGCTTTCCAAAGCAAGGCGTACATTGATAAGTGGTGGCGGCTATCTTGATTGTTCACCGCTCTTCTAGAATGAGACTTCCAGTGATGAACGAAAGTGGTTTATCAGGACTTGCAGCAGAGTGGACTCAAGGCGACAAATGAGGGACTCACGAGACTTGTGTGGTAAGTACCTGGTGATGCGGGAGTCGCTATTCCAGCTGAACACTTGCCATGTGCTTGAACGGCAAATGCTCTTTGGTTCAAGGCGACTGCATAAGATGCCCGTGCTTTACTTACTGACTCTGTCTTGGATCTTATTGTATACCTGAGCGGTGAACTTTGAAGTATCTTATGATTTATATCAGCCAGCGATAAGAGGCAGAGACGTTGATTGACGAAGATAGGGCACGTGTACATCCATGAAAATGAGAAAAGATCGCTACTGTAAGGAGCCTTTTTCAAGTGATCAGGGATTGTAAATTCACTCTCCTGCATAAGACTCAATCGTGAGACTGCAGCCCCAAAGAGGTTGCACCCGATGTCGGTGGCCCTTTGTATATATCCGGTGTGGACCCTTGCCAACGGAAAAAGACGCAGGAGAACCCTATATCAAGTTTTGTTTTTGTGAAAGTTCCAGGATGGTAGAGGGATGCTGCGTGATGAAGGTGGTGAGTTCTCGTGTTGATGACGGGTTTGTATAGTTGAAACGGTCAACCTGCAGATAACCGGTATTCAGCATCTTGGTTGTCCACTCAGTTTGAGAGGGCTTATCAACTCACAACTACGTACCTTCGGCCGACAACTTACCGAACGCCGAGTTGGAGGTTGTATCAAGCCGATGGCTGTGGTGTCAATCAGGTTGAAATGATGACTTGGATGCTGAACATTTACTGATACCTTGGTAGTCAAGGGAAGGCAAGAAACCTACGACCTCTTTTCTAGATGACAAAAATACTCATATAACCTTAGGCTAGACTGAGTAGGCTTTTGGACTACTTGTTTTTGACGTCTGAGCTTAGGGATAGAAGTTTTCTTGGTTACATACTGAGCAGGACATCAACTGTATAATAAGAAACATGATTATTCCTCTTCTTATCATAGGCCTGATAAATCGAGTAGAAACTGCCAATAATCTGTTAAAGACTGAAGATCTCACCATGTATTGCCCTTTGAGTTATCGAGTTTAAGCCTTCATGCATGACAACTCTACGCAGCCACACTGGTTTTCATATTTCCGGAGTTGAGTTGTAGAACCCGTTTTTCGAAAAGTTTGGCTCTTGTTGAAAATATCACATCACTTGTTTGTTTCTCAAAGAGGAGAGTGATCACACCCACGTGCGTCGATCCTTGGCTCTGGACTGTTTCTGGAAATGTGGAGGACCACTTCAAACTGACAAGATACAATGACAGTTCTTGAAGCTGGCAtagaaaagagaaaggatGAAATACAGAGCACGATGTCATTGTTTTGTACATATCTCAATCTAAACAAAGCCTGCCATGTCGTTGTCAAAACCCCTGATCTACAATCACTAGTATTTGTTTAGGAAGGTACGGTCCTAAAGAGTAAGCAGGAAGACTCCTTCCCTCCCGTCGTACCTTGGGACAGATAAGTAGAAGCGAAGTATCAGGATCAAGGAGGAAGGAAGCGCTTGATGGATTCTTTCCCCGATTCAGAGTCGACTCAACAACTTTCCAACCGTTTCACAGCTCGCCAAGAGGTATTAAAAATAGCTTCTCtcctttcctcttctccacCGACTACGCATATCGTTGTCCCTACGTTATTGACgattttccttttccttctttttttaaCAGACAGCAGTTCACTAAGCCCTACGTACCTCAAGACGTGAATATCATATATCGAGTTGTTGATCAACTCGTCTCCATCTCAACTCCACTATACAGCGAGCTCGAGCCATTATCGACAGGGCACTCGCCTGACCTGGAGAGAGACCCGTGAGACCCCTACGCTAGATTCAGATTCAGACCAGCCCCAGCGAACGGACCATAAGAGTACCAAAGCCTCCAGGCCAAGCTATTTTGGTCGACCGAGCCAAAACATACACCAAAGCCGTGTCATTCAATTCGCTGTCGTTCTCCCCCCTGCAGTGAACGGGGCTTGAACCAAGAATTTTATAGCTGTGTTTGTCGAAACGTCAGTGCTCGCTTGCGTGTCGCTTTGCTGGACTCGGAGCTTACAGCGATTTATTGCCCGCTATTTCCTAGCGGTATCTGTTTATCGGCCTGGTTATCATACCGAAACCTAACGTGGTGATATGAACTGCTTCTAGTATTCTACATCCGAATAGAAGACGCACCCACACGTTCGAGCTTAATAACTTTAAGCGGCAGCCGATCTCGCATCATTTCTTTCAGGAGGTGTCGATCAACCAAAGCTCTGGACTTATCCTCAGCTAACGCGCTCCGCTCTGGTGGCCGCTCCTCGCCGTGTCCGTCGCCTTCTCCGGAAGACGCTCCAGTCTTGGAATCACGCTTCAACATTACCTAAGACAACCAATCGCTTTCTATCCTTTGGTGCTTGTCACTCTTAACTTGCCTTAACCTCAACCTACTCCGAATCCAAAGAGGCTCTTCGAGCATATCTCCCTGAATCAATTCGCACGGTAGCTCTTTTTATATCGTTACACCCATATACACTTGCGACTGGCTTTACCTGGTTCAAAGGAAATCTGCTTTATCTGCGTAGCCTTCGGTAAGTGAGCCATATGTTTGCTTCATTTTAATGTGTTTCATGTGCCCAGTTACGTGTTTGCCTTACCATTTATTATTCCCTCGTGTACCACACATCGTCACCCTTCATCAATACATGAGCGTCAAATTCAGTTTGCCGAACCTGAGTGAAACCCGACCACAGAGGAAAATTGTCGCAAACACGCGGGCGCCTGGTGAACAGTCTCAGGGACCGAGTCAGCCACCCACCCTCGAGTTCTGGATGGCTGCACAATATGGGGACAGGGGTGGTGACGTCGTCGGCCTGTGCTTTCAAGGCGGATGCGAATTCACAAACGCCACTACAGTTGCCATGGCCGACATATCGGACATATCGATGAACCTCCTCTGGTTTCAACGACACTGCAGGTGGCAACGCGATGGTCGTCCCGCCGCTCTCGTCATTCGAACAATTGCATGTGGTATATCAGGCTATGCCATGCAAATCCGCATATTTCTTGTCTCGAATGACGAAAAGCCATGGGCATATCTTTTGCGCATCCTCTTGACAGGATATGATCGACGACGAATGACACCTCAACACCCACCCAACAAGAATTCATTCTCTTGATGGATCCAGAGACAGTTAAAGTAGCCGTGGATTGCACTGGTACACCCTCGAATTAtccagaaaaagaaaagatggCAAGCAAAGGGGAAAGGCGAACCAAAAAACACTCAGAACCCTGAGTTGTTGCAACAAGATGCGCCAATCAGACCAGGGAGATGCACCACTGAGCTGGTTCCGAGATTTTGTCGGGGAGAATGAATCGGCCTTCACCCCACCATCCGCCTCGACCACCACTCGGTACCCGCTGGCTCACCCACGAGGGGCGGGTGCTTGCTCTGGTGCGCTGTGAGGACCACTCATTAGCAGGCTGTTGAACGCCTGGGCACCCACTGGACGACGCCAGTTGCTAGTCAGTCAGGCTGACCAGGAGTCCCCTCATTCTGGCTCCAGTGACTGCTCACTCAGCCTCCAAAACGCCTCCAGCATCCACTGTCgggcttgtccttgtcctggTTATGGTTCTGGTTCTTAGGCGTCTCCACCGGCCCGATCCTCTCCCCTCCTACTGCATGTTGTCCCCTCCATTTGCTTGATTCTTTTCGATTTCCTCAACTTGTCTTGGCTTCTGACATCGTCATCGCCTCCATTCTGCATTGCCTCGACCTTTTCCACAGCTTGAAATCCCTAAGAAGCGATATTTATCATATACGATATTGTTTTATGTGATATTGACGACTAATAGTTTGTTTTTATTTCGTCCCGCAGTTTACTCGCCGTTTACGATTTCACTTTCATCTGCGAGACCAGCGACAACGACGATACCCCTCCGTTtctcttaataataactttCGCTTCAATCACCCACGAAAGTCTGCACAATAGCGATGTTATGGCCGCTGTGATCGGCGACATCATCTCAGACAACTCATATCCTCATACCATGATTGCCAACCCCTcccttcaacatcatcactcACACgactcttcctcttcttatCGATCCGGCAGCCGATCACGACGCTCCACTACCCCGCGAGCGCAGCGTACAGCAGAACTCGCCGACTTCAGCAGCAACCACAGCTCTGCGACGTGGTCACACGCGCCTGCATCTGCAACTACGCCTGCATCTGCACCGGCTTCAGAGTCAACTTCTACTCCAGTGCCTGCGGGTCACGAAACCGCCCACGTGTCGGCCACTGGCGGAGCCTCACGCTTCCCCTCCCCGCctccatcctcatcgccCGCTGCTGCCACCGGCCCTGCTTATGCCGATGATGCAAAGAGTCCGTCTATGGCATCTGACGCGAGGGACTCTGGTCCCCTAGGTCACGCTTCCCAGCCCGACCCAATTTCTCACAACTCTTCTGCTCAACAGCCATCTCCTGCATCCGACGACTTCCAAATACCCAACCCTTCTTTTCCTGTCTCCGGCGCATCGTCGCAACCGCCAGTACAGACTGTCATACACATCCGTGATCTAGCGCATATCCAGAGTCTGGCCAGCGCCGACCTGCTATCTGGCAATGGCGGATCCGGCATCCTCAATGATCCGCCTCTTCAGCAGATGAAGTATGAGATTAGTGGTATGCCCATAGGGGATATCATCGAGATGGTTGCTGCGTTACTAACAAAGATCACGACCACCAACGATTTACAGCACGATGCAATGCAGCGCAATGttgctcatcaacaacaggcCAATCAGTCTGGGGACACCAGTGGCAGCTCGATCTCATCGTTGAACCATTCAGTTCTCGCTTTTCACGGCAAGAATGTTCCTGCGATCACCATTCTCAGCTACCTCTCGAGAATACACAAATACTGCCCCACTACCTACGAGGTTTTCCTCAGTCTGCTGGTATACTTCGATCGTATGACCGAACGTGTCAACGATATGGTCAcgaagaatgaagagaacCGACGGCAAACGCGGTCCCAGCAACCAAACGcaacttctcctcaagaCACCCCTATGCGCGGTGAGGGCATGGATGTGGACGAGAGTGACTCGGACCTGGcagatgacgacgatgaggaaaTGGCTGACTCAACTCGACCAAGCCGGACAAGCAGCCATAAGGGAGCTGCTACGCCTACTGAATACAGTGGTATTGCAGCGGCGACATACTTTGTTGTCGACAGTTTCAATATACACCGTCTCATCATCTCTGGTGTGACGTGTGCAAGCAAGTTCTTCTCAGATGTTTTCTACACCAATTCAAGATATGCCAAGGTATGTAACTATGCTCTGCCGCCCCTTTCTCGCTGAGATAAAACTAACGACACGATAGGTTGGTGGTCTGCCTTTGGTTGAACTAAACCACCTCGAGCTCCAATTTTTGCTCCTCAACGATTTTCGATTAGCTGTTCCAGTGGAAGATCTGGAGGCGTATGCGACTATGCTTGTCGAGTTTTATGCACGAGAAGTAGTGGCCAAACAGGGGGGAACTGGAAACACTGAGTGAATGAAGTCACAAGCGAATGTCAGACAATGTGTTACCCTTACAGAGCTACCCGCATCTCCAGTGGATAAACATTGATCGTCTGCCTTAATGGATGAATATGGGACTGACTCCGATTGCCCTGGCAACCAAATACTTCAACCAATGCGAGACACAAGGGCGATCTGCCGAAAAACAAGCAGCCATTGATCAACTTCACCCCTGGTGTTAGTTCCGATGATAGCTATTGACAAGGGCCTTATGGCCCTGCTACTATCCTGTATGGATAGCTTATGACGATTGAGAGGGGATGTTGAGGAAACCGAATAGCTTTCACAGGGCTGATTCTGAGAGCGGAGTAGTGTATGACAATGTTGGACATGTTCGTGTTTGAAGGACGGGTCGAAAGAGCGAGCAGTGGGCTGCTCAAGAAAGCTGTATTTCTTGCGTAGACTGGGGTACTTATACAGACATGGGCTACGGATATGGGTACAGAGAGCCAGCAGAGGCAACCTGTTGGTTGGGAGACGGGGTTGAGGTTGTTTATTATTTTGTGGCACGCAAACACTGGAGTTGACGGTGTTTTGGTAAAGAGGCATTTGCTTACTTACGTATATAGTAACCTCCATGACTCTCTCCTAGCGCATAGGTCTCGAACAGAGATTTCTTGATGGCCGAGTTGACTTTCAGATCCATATAAGCAAACTGTGAACTATTAATGTTGCTTATAGTCTCGTTCTCGGAGGCTCCCACGTCTCTGGATGATCAAACTCGATAACAGAGTTCTCCATCTTGATTCCAATCTGCCACTTGGACCAACCAGGCCAGAAGTTCTCAAACTCACCCGTTAACTTCCCCTCCTCATCACGATGCTGCTCAACGTCGAACCAGCCCAACATACACTTGGACGTAGACTGCTGCGGAACGACAGAGCACCATTGGTCAGTACCAGGCAGCTCGCCCTGACTCCCAGCGCCTTCagggagaggaggaaagACCAAGGTGGTGTCGAAGCCCAAATAGTTGATCCATGAAGTTCGGAAGGGAAATGAGGGCGCATAGCGAATGGGCTTGAAGGTGGCCTGGAAGAATGGAGTGTGATCTGGTGAGGCTGACTCAGAGCTAGCTGAGTCTGTGGGCAATGTATCGTGAGGATATACTTTGGCAGTTATAGAGCCGTTTGAGTTATCAGTCCAGTCGAACTTGGCGAGGTGTTTGGGGACGTTCCAGTCTAAATATCGTTTGTTAGTAGGCGAAGAGAGAAGATATTGAGAGAGTAGACGTACTCTTTCTACCGTTGTAGCACGTATGTTTATGAGAAACATAAATCCTCGTAATCTTAACACCTTTCCCTTTCAATCTCCTCccattctcatcctccttctcatacCCAAAAGTCCCCGGCGCGAGAATAAGTTCATCGTAGGGTCCAACTGGAGAGTCCGTATAGCGAATAAGCTGCGACATACTCAGACCTCCAAGAGCTTTCTGACCTTTAGCAAAGTCAGATTGTCCTTCAAGAGGAGAGTAAGCCATGGCAGGAAGACCTTCTTTGGCTTGTGAGGGAGACGTCCAGAATATGAAGGCGTAGATGTCGCCTTTGAGGGTCCATGGTGGAGGAACGGATGGGATGTGTGAGTCTGCCATGCTGTGATATTTGATGATTTGGATATTACAGACGATTGTGGGGGAACTGGAAATATGCTATATACTGCTTAAAAAGGGCGAAACAATGCTTATGGCGTTTTGTTATGACATAGCAGCTGAGATGAGGTTGCACCAGAGACAATACCAAGCCTCTGGGGGTCAGAAGACTTGTGACCTCTATCTTAAAGGACAAAAATGCTTGAGATGAGTTGAGTATATCTTAGCAggcctttagaccagttaaTTTTAGCACCTTGGTTTGAGTCGataagttttcttgctccctgaggacTATGTGGTGCTGCGCTGTGCCGTAAAGCCACCAACGCCTTTCTACCCCGACTCCAACTTCCAAGGCATCAAACAACCTCGGCACTGACAAATGGGTCTCTTAGACTAGCTCAGTAAATTCAATTCAGCAAAGACTTGTCAATACCTCTTCTAAACATGTCCCGTTCTACCTGTTCTTTAGCCCTAAAACCCAACAGACTCATCTAAGAAGTGTCTATCTTGAACGAACCTCGACCATCCTTGTGACTTGAACGGACAATTTCAACACGTAGTCCACTGACCTGAGCTGGATCCACATCCCTTCTGAAGTCGGCCATCACACAGAGCTGGAGCTTCTGTCGTTCCAACAGATAATACTCGACGTCTTTGAAACTTAGACTGCGCAGGTCCCCATATATGACCCTTTCTCTGAGTCGAGATTCGATGGGCAGTGCTGCTGCAATCACCGAGTCTGATGGGTTTGTCATGAGAATGCCAGCAAATGGGATACCGCCGACATAATGGGAGGTTTGCTCACCACAGTCGGCGGGCGGCTGCCCCAGGTAGAAGTGGATGGCGTAGGAACCGGGAAATGCCCCCATATTTACCAAGACAGCGATGGTCCATTTGGTCGTGTAGTCTGTCGAAGAGATTCCGCCTGCCATCATAATATCCGTGCTCGCCTGAAGACCGACCGCAGCTGAACCTCCCCACCATTCGCTCACCTTTTTTTGTAAGTCTTGTCGGACATCTTCCTTCTGTTTCCCCGTGAGATCAGTATCAGCATACGTGTATCCGAAAGCTTCTGTTGTCCTGGCTGTGTCTGAGTTCCAGAAGGTGCCGTCAACAGACGCAAAGAACGGAGTCAACGGAGACTGAGAGTCTTGCATCTCCCCCTTGAGAGTGGTGAAACTGTTTTCGCCCGCCGGCATTGGAGTGACCCATGAGTACGGGTTGAGAGCCTGCCATATGGCAACTACTCGATCTGTCATGGCATGGTGAAGTAGGAACAGTGGATCGAACGAAGACAAAGGGACATATGTCATGTGCCCTCCCAGACCGCCGTCGGTATGAATAATGTCGTGAACAGATTCGATCGAGTCCGCTGTCGACAAATTCTGCGTAGCACCCCATGCCTTAGTCCcgaagctgttgaagtcCTTGTAACTAGTCAAGAGCTCATAGAGGCGCCGTTGTATCTCTGGAAGTCTCGATAGTAGCGCAGCGTTGACCTTTTCGTTGTCAGATGTCGGGTCGGTTTCACTCTCAGATGCGTTGGGGGCTCTCTTGGTCTCGTCCCAGTCTCTCAGCTAGTTGACAGTCAATGACGAGTTCTCTTGCAACGTGGGGGCACTCACTGGGCTCCAAATCATAGCAGTTGCGTTTTTTGGATGAAACCTGTACGAGTAGAGAGGGTTGCGTATTTCCTGAACGCCTCGAGGGCCCCACTGGGAGATAGTCGCATTCCAGAATACATCAGGAAAATGTGATTCTCCTTCAGGGGGAGGCATTGCCCAATCCCAATATGGCATTCGGAAGTCGCGTGCAGCATCTATATATGGTTGCCGATCGGTCCCGTTAGGAAACATGCCGGCAATGACATTGGCCATTCGATATAACTCTTGCTATTAGATCTTGTTAGCCGAAGCATGAGGAATAACAGGTCTCCTCATACCTCGAAGAGAGCTAGATACGGTCGGTGCCACACTGGGAACAGGACAGAACTGTGAGCACAATAACCAGACTGATTTGCTCCTGGGGCCGCCTCAACACCATTCCATGCCTCGAAGGGAACTCCGTGTATTCCTGGACAGGCAAGGCATCAGTATGGCCTCTTCACAACGTTCTATCTGAGACAGTGCAACGTACCAGCGATCTTGTACCACGAAGCAGGGTCGTCCTGACTGACATCCTGGAACATGCTCATGGAGAGTATGAACAAGTCCCATTTGTATCGATCGGCCTTCATTTGTCGTATCTCGAGCCTCAGTGGTGTAGTGCCATTGCGAGTCTGGGGCAAAGCCTTGACGACGATCGACGCATCGGGGTCTTGTCTGCGTGTGAGTGAGTCGATATCAACGCCGCCGTAGTTGTAGCTCTGTGCTGTGACGGCAGCGAAGAGCAGCCAAGCGAGGATGATACgcatggtgttgatgaggatgtgAAGACGTAAATGGCCCAAGTTTGGGTATGCCTAAGTTAAGTAGAAATTAGGTAAGTTGAAGCTAGGCTTTGTCTTCCTAG
It encodes:
- a CDS encoding flavin-linked sulfhydryl oxidase; the protein is MARRQHLTLTFILVLGVFFTLSYFFSGPSRSILPKYQNDVELPLKEAPRSEFAADLGALPAGLLDGNSIAPKLENATLKAELGHATWKFLHTMMARFPDKPTKDDRMALETFMHLFARLYPCGQCAAHFQKLLAQYPPQTSSRNAAAGWLCFAHNIVNERVHKPLFDCENIGDFYDCGCGDKDKKEGGAETTAAAQAEGPDQELHKH
- a CDS encoding nucleophile aminohydrolase, which codes for MEFGNAGVLNEDGIHVDMDRLKKGEVNLGTSIMAVTFKDGVILGADSRTTTGAYIANRVTDKLTRVHDTIWCCRSGSAADTQAVADIVQYQLGLFAMTNGKPPMTQTAASIFQEICYANKDRLSAGLIIAGWDERFGGQVYSIPLGGSLHKQSYAIGGSGSTYIYGYCDANWREGMEKDDAVNFVKGALREAIKWDGSSGGVIRMVVLTKDGADRHLYLPDTDYAVRHE
- a CDS encoding cyclin-domain-containing protein — its product is MAAVIGDIISDNSYPHTMIANPSLQHHHSHDSSSSYRSGSRSRRSTTPRAQRTAELADFSSNHSSATWSHAPASATTPASAPASESTSTPVPAGHETAHVSATGGASRFPSPPPSSSPAAATGPAYADDAKSPSMASDARDSGPLGHASQPDPISHNSSAQQPSPASDDFQIPNPSFPVSGASSQPPVQTVIHIRDLAHIQSLASADLLSGNGGSGILNDPPLQQMKYEISGMPIGDIIEMVAALLTKITTTNDLQHDAMQRNVAHQQQANQSGDTSGSSISSLNHSVLAFHGKNVPAITILSYLSRIHKYCPTTYEVFLSLLVYFDRMTERVNDMVTKNEENRRQTRSQQPNATSPQDTPMRGEGMDVDESDSDLADDDDEEMADSTRPSRTSSHKGAATPTEYSGIAAATYFVVDSFNIHRLIISGVTCASKFFSDVFYTNSRYAKVGGLPLVELNHLELQFLLLNDFRLAVPVEDLEAYATMLVEFYAREVVAKQGGTGNTE